CTTGACTTTTCGCGTGGTTTCTGCTACTGTCTCCCGAATTGCCAAAATTCCCGCCACGGTGCTTTCCACTTCTTCCCCACCGCGCAAGGCAGTAGCGGATGCCGATCGCGCCACTTCTTCGGCTTCCCGGGCACTCACGGCCACCCGTTGAATGGAGTCGGTCATCACCTGTACGGAATTGAGGGTGGCAGCCAGTTCTTCCGCCTGCCGCAGGGCATCGGAGGATAGGTTGACCGCAAATTTCTCGTTTTCCTTGGAGCTTTCGCTGACCTGTCGGGCTGCTTTCTTCACCTGTTGTACGATTTCCCGCAGGTTTTGAATAGTGAGGTTGAAGGAGTCGGCAACCGCCCCCAACACCGATGCTGTCACTTCTGCTTTGACGGTTAAATCGCCGCGGGCAGCCCCTTCCACATCGTCAAGCAACCGGATCACTTGCCGTTGCAGGTCTTCTTTGGCTTGTTCTTGTTCTTCCGCTTTCCGTTGAGCTTCCCGGGTGGTGCTTAAAATTACCTGGGACATTTGGTTGAACTGTCGCGCCAGCTGCCCAAATTCTTCGTCTTCGCTCACGGGGGCGCGGGTGGTCAAATCCCCCTGAATCACGTCGTGGAAAGCCTGACCCAAATCGTGGACGCTTTTTTGGATGCGCTTGGCTTGCCGGCGGTTGAGAATAAAGGTGGTAGCCCCCCCCACCAAACCAGCGGAGACAGAAGTAATAAAACCAGCCAGCTGAATTTTGGGCAGAACCGCACCGCGATCTTCCCGCGATAGGCTGTCTTGATTGGCCACTTCATAGGAAAGGAAGTAGGTCCCCGTAGCGATCGCAAGGGCGCAGAAAGCCCCGGTAATGCTACTGGTCACCAACTGTCTGGCGGATACTTGCCGGGGAATTGGCGGTTCGATGGCTTTGGTATCCGTACGCAATCCCGACGTCGGTTCCTGGTAGCTCCCCCCAGGCGAAAAATCTTGGGCTGCTGCCGCCACGTGGGAAAATTCATCCGCCGCGATTGCGGAAGACTCGGTACTGGAATTGGTATCCCAATCGTAGCTGGAAGCATCACTGGCTTCACCCCCCGCGATCGCACTGCCGCTTGCTACCGCCGATTCCGCTTCGGGGGCAGCATCAAAATTCCCCTCAAACTCGTCCATGCTAAAGGCGCGATCGTCCTCGGCCGCAGTCCCCACATTGCTGTCGGTGCCAATATCGTCAAACTCGTCAAAATCCAGCAAATATCCTTGTTGGTCTAAATCCGCCGGCAAAGGCGTTTCTGACTCGCTTTCGCTGGTAGCATTGAAGTCACTTTCCTCTTCTTCTTCATTGGGAAAAGCTTCTTCATTGAAAATATCGTCAAAACTATCAAAGTCAAACTCATTGGTCCAGTTATGTCCGTTCTGCTGGTCCGCCGTGGGGGCAGGAGCAGACAAAGGTGCCGCTGAAGGGGGCGTTGTCTCCCCTTGTTGTCCGTTGCCCGTACCTTCTTCACCGCTGGATGGCTGTTGGGGTTGGCTCTCCCAATCTAGCCCCGGTGTAGCCAGCGTGGCCTCTTCCGAATCGCTCTCATCGCCAAAAAAATCATCCTCTTCCGGCGATTCCTCCCCAGATTCGCTCTCATCACCAAAAAAGTCTTCCCCCAAATCCGCAAAATCGTCCATCTCATCGCTACTGGGGGGTTCTTCCGCCCTGGAGGTTTCACCAGTGGGAGCAGAGGGGGCGGGAGTTTCCGTCTGGCTATCGGACAGTTCTAAATCGCCAAAGCTCATCAGCGGATTTTCGGGCTCCTCTTGTGAAGAACCCTCTGGGGAGGCCCCAGCCTCAGGGGTAGCAAAGGGAAATCCTTCTTCTCCCTCCTCACCAGCCAGCTCTTCTTCATCTTCGCTGCTTTCAGCATCCGCTGCCACGGCAAATGGATTGTCCGCTGGTAACGCTTCCGGTTCCTCAGAGGTTTCTAACGAAGCGGTTTCCTCATCAAAGAACTGCGAATCTACCTCCTCCATTAAGTTACTGGAGAAGGGATTGTCGCTTGCTGCCGATTCCTCCGTTATCTCTGGCTGCTCGTCCCCCAGCGCCTCCATATCCACCGCAAAGGGATCCACATCTGGTTGAGCTTGCTCGCTTAGAGGGGACTCTCGATCGCTTTCATCGGCAATATCAAAATCCACATCTGCCAGGGTGGGTTCCTGCTGGCTGCTGGCTGCGGGCGCTGGCGTCTCGGAAGAGGCTACCTGGGTTTGTTGGTTGGCAAAAGCTTCTGGGGAATTTTCTTCCGTAGGCGCATTGCTACTTTCCGAACAGCGATCGTCACCAGCCTCTGCCCCAGACGCCATTTCTCCGTCGGCTGTGAGCTGCTTGCTAGCATCGTTCATTCCAGTATTAGCAAAGGCCAGCAAGTCCGGATCGCTCGCACTTTCCAAAACATATTGATACTGTTCCAGGGCGACTTCGTATTCCTGCAGACCGTAACAGTAAATATGACCGCAGAGGAGACGAGCACTAGGGTCTTCTGGATATTCCATTATTAACTGGTTGATTGCATGGGCGGCCGCTTCATATTCCCCATCCATGTAGGCAGTTTGCGCGCGCTCGTATGCTTGGGTGTAGTCCATGCTTGGTGCCATTTGCCTCCTCCTGGTCAGTCAGTTGCCTGTGCATGGTGTGGTTCGTCGTTTGCGAAGCCTGACCCCTGATGGCTGCGGTCTGTTTATGCTGCCCAACGCGCCGAACGTAGGATGCTTACTTGATCCAGCAACCGAATTTGATGCGGAGCTTCTTCCGAGCCCATCGTCCACTCTCCTTTGACGAAGGGTGCCATACTATCTGGAGCGCTTTGGGGAGCTTGTAGTTGTTCCAAATCCAACCAGGCCATGCCTACAATGCCTTCTACGGCTAATCCTAGTATAGTGTCTTGATCTTCTACAGCGATCACTGAGATTTCGCTCCTGTCCATTTTGAGCGGATGAACGTCTCCAAGAAATTGACCGAGATCGGCCACCCAAACGATGCGACCACGCACGTTTAGAGTTCCCAATAATAAAGGCGAAACATTGGGAATCGGGGTGATGGTTTCGGGAGATTGGGCAATCACTTCTTTGATACCGGTGGCGGGAATTGCAAATTCATTGTTGGATTGAATATAAAACCGCAGATGTAACTCCCCTTCTGGGGTTTCTAGTTCTTGAAATTCCGGGTCTTGATCGGGACCGGAACCGGTTTCAAAGTCTGAATTGCCTACCATGGGAGGATCTCGTTTTTTTCGTTTGGGGGCCAAGGAACAACGGGGTCTGGGGCGAACAGTCGGGGAATCCCCTTAGCCGCGTAGGAGCTGCTTGACCGTTCCCACCAATTCGGTGGGCTGAAACGGTTTGGCAATATAAGCATCGGCACCTTGTTTCATGCCCCAGTAGCGGTCAAATTCTTCTCCTTTAGAAGAACACATAACAATGGGAACGTGCTTGGTTTCGGCATCGGCTTTGAGTCGCCGACACAGTTCGTAACCATTCATGCGGGGCATGACAATATCGAGAACCACTAGATCGGGACTGGATTGTTGGATTTTCTCCAAAGCTTCGACGCCGTCGCCGGCTTCTGCTACGCTTAACCCACTTTCCCGCAGGAGGCTAGAGATCATTTCTCGCTGAGTGACGCTGTCTTCCACGACCAGAACTTTACTCATGGGAACTTCCTGGGATGGTTGGACACCCGCTTTGCAGCAGGGCGGGTACAAACGAAAGTGCGGTTAGAATTTACCGCCGGTTCCCCTGCCAATGGTAAGGATTTGAGGAACGAAGAAAAAAGGAAAGAAATGTTCCTACGCGCTTTGGGAGCAGGGAAGGAACACGCGAAATGGCCGGATAGCAAGCGATCGCCAAGCCTTCCCGACTGGAAAAGGACTTGTCCTACTGCCTTTACAGACACAAGCTACCAATGGCACTACGCTGCACAGCCTATCAAAACTTGACCCATTTTCCGAGCGGTGAAGGACTAGGGAAAAGGTTTCCCTAGGGGGAAGCACCGCATCGCATGGCGCTAGATTCGGTAGGTGGCCAGTAGGGACGATGCTATATTCTATTGCCTAGTTTATAGCTTTTCAGTAGCGTTA
The Geitlerinema sp. PCC 9228 genome window above contains:
- a CDS encoding methyl-accepting chemotaxis protein; the encoded protein is MAPSMDYTQAYERAQTAYMDGEYEAAAHAINQLIMEYPEDPSARLLCGHIYCYGLQEYEVALEQYQYVLESASDPDLLAFANTGMNDASKQLTADGEMASGAEAGDDRCSESSNAPTEENSPEAFANQQTQVASSETPAPAASSQQEPTLADVDFDIADESDRESPLSEQAQPDVDPFAVDMEALGDEQPEITEESAASDNPFSSNLMEEVDSQFFDEETASLETSEEPEALPADNPFAVAADAESSEDEEELAGEEGEEGFPFATPEAGASPEGSSQEEPENPLMSFGDLELSDSQTETPAPSAPTGETSRAEEPPSSDEMDDFADLGEDFFGDESESGEESPEEDDFFGDESDSEEATLATPGLDWESQPQQPSSGEEGTGNGQQGETTPPSAAPLSAPAPTADQQNGHNWTNEFDFDSFDDIFNEEAFPNEEEEESDFNATSESESETPLPADLDQQGYLLDFDEFDDIGTDSNVGTAAEDDRAFSMDEFEGNFDAAPEAESAVASGSAIAGGEASDASSYDWDTNSSTESSAIAADEFSHVAAAAQDFSPGGSYQEPTSGLRTDTKAIEPPIPRQVSARQLVTSSITGAFCALAIATGTYFLSYEVANQDSLSREDRGAVLPKIQLAGFITSVSAGLVGGATTFILNRRQAKRIQKSVHDLGQAFHDVIQGDLTTRAPVSEDEEFGQLARQFNQMSQVILSTTREAQRKAEEQEQAKEDLQRQVIRLLDDVEGAARGDLTVKAEVTASVLGAVADSFNLTIQNLREIVQQVKKAARQVSESSKENEKFAVNLSSDALRQAEELAATLNSVQVMTDSIQRVAVSAREAEEVARSASATALRGGEEVESTVAGILAIRETVAETTRKVKRLAESSQEISKIVALISQIASRTNLLALNASIEAARAGEAGRGFAIVADEVRQLADRSAKSLKEIEQIVRQIQSETGAVMQAMEEGTQQVIDGTKRAEQAKRALEDIIQVSNRIDVLVRSITADTVEQTQTSQSVAQVMQTVELTAQETSQEAQRVSKSLQSLVGVARDLLNSVERFRVEEDAEEKPAKQE
- a CDS encoding chemotaxis protein CheW, with product MVGNSDFETGSGPDQDPEFQELETPEGELHLRFYIQSNNEFAIPATGIKEVIAQSPETITPIPNVSPLLLGTLNVRGRIVWVADLGQFLGDVHPLKMDRSEISVIAVEDQDTILGLAVEGIVGMAWLDLEQLQAPQSAPDSMAPFVKGEWTMGSEEAPHQIRLLDQVSILRSARWAA
- a CDS encoding response regulator; protein product: MSKVLVVEDSVTQREMISSLLRESGLSVAEAGDGVEALEKIQQSSPDLVVLDIVMPRMNGYELCRRLKADAETKHVPIVMCSSKGEEFDRYWGMKQGADAYIAKPFQPTELVGTVKQLLRG